A stretch of Plasmodium chabaudi chabaudi strain AS genome assembly, chromosome: 14 DNA encodes these proteins:
- a CDS encoding dihydrolipoyl dehydrogenase, mitochondrial, putative, with protein MKGIFSKTNKIFFYPVRRNFSTNKDYDVIVIGGGPGGYVCSIRCGQNKLKVLNVNEDKKLGGTCLNRGCIPSKSLLHIAHNYYESKNKFKECGILVDNVKLDIEQLHKHKNKCMGNLADGISFLYKKNNVKHIIGRGSIVDGNTILVETENEGQKKYTAERIVIATGSKPIEIPLKKLDDNNINDVENVKDILEYDHKILQTSDDILNFKEIPKTMSIIGGGVIGLEIGSVFSKFGSDVTVYEYNSRLCGFLDPDVSKVLQKVLEKIKMKFMFNTSIIGGNLNTSNNEAILYARDNKTNQINKIKSDIVLVCVGRKANLENINLENLSIELNKNKKIQVDEYFNVQSQPTIKAIGDAIDGAMLAHKAEEEGYIVADMIFNELKNNNKKKNHINYDLIPSVIYTHPEVASVGYTEQKCKELKLNYKAVSFPFAANSRSRTIDDYDGLIKLIVEKDTNVVLGSQIIGNNASELILPLSIYASHKGTSKNLSKIIYPHPTFSEVIKEVALQSFDKAIHM; from the exons ATGAAGGGAATTTTTagcaaaacaaataaaatttttttttacccgGTGCGCAGGAATTTCTCAACTAATAAGGA TTATGATGTGATAGTAATTGGAGGGGGACCAGGGGGGTATGTATGCAGTATCCGCTGTGGACAGAACAAACTTAAAGTGTTAAATGTAAATGAAGATAAGAAGCTAGGAGGTACATGCTTAAATAGAGGTTGTATTCCTTCAAAAtcattattacatattgCCCATAACTATTATGaatctaaaaataaatttaaagagTGTGGTATATTAGTTGATAATGTGAAATTAGACATCGAACAATTacataaacataaaaataaatgtatggGTAATTTAGCAGATggtatatcatttttatataaaaaaaataatgtcaAACATATAATTGGTCGAGGTAGTATTGTTGATGGtaatacaattttagtTGAAACAGAAAATGAAggtcaaaaaaaatatacagcTGAACGTATTGTTATAGCTACAGGTTCTAAACCTATTGAAATtccattaaaaaaattagatgataataatattaatgatgTTGAAAATGTGAAGGATATATTAGAATATGATCATAAAATTCTTCAAACATCtgatgatatattaaactTTAAAGAAATACCTAAAACGATGTCAATTATTGGGGGTGGAGTTATAGGGTTAGAAATAGGTTCTGTTTTTTCCAAGTTTGGATCAGATGTAACtgtatatgaatataatagtaGATTGTGTGGTTTTCTCGATCCAGATGTAAGTAAAGTTTTACAAAAggttttagaaaaaattaaaatgaaatttatGTTTAATACATCAATTATTGGTGgtaatttaaatacaaGTAACAATGAAgctattttatatgcacGAGATAACAAAAcgaatcaaataaataaaataaaatcggATATTGTTTTAGTTTGTGTTGGAAGAAAAGCGAAcctagaaaatataaatttagaaaacTTAAGTAtagaattaaataaaaataaaaaaatacaagttgatgaatattttaatgtaCAATCACAACCAACTATTAAAGCTATTGGTGATGCCATTGATGGAGCTATGCTTGCACACAAAGCAGAAGAAGAAGGTTATATAGTAGCTGATATGATATtcaatgaattaaaaaataataataaaaaaaaaaatcatatcAATTATGATTTGATACCTAgtgtaatatatacacatcCTGAAGTTGCCTCAGTTGGATATACAGAACAAAAATGtaaagaattaaaattaaattataaagcaGTTTCTTTTCCATTTGCTGCAAATAGTAGATCAAGAACTATCGATGATTATGATGGACTAATCAAATTAATCGTTGAAAAAGATACAAATGTAGTTTTAGGTTCTCAAATTATTGGAAATAATGCAAGTGAATTAATCCTTCCTCTTTCTATATATGCTTCTCATAAAGGCacatcaaaaaatttaagtaaaattatttatccCCATCCCACCTTCTCTGAAGTAATTAAGGAAGTAGCTCTACAATCCTTTGACAAGGCTATACATATGTAA
- a CDS encoding cytochrome b5, putative, whose product MSYQKLRVIDDKCLDKFKKESKCCIIIKDLVYDVTSFFDHPGGYDIFKDYAGKDTTTAFAQIGHSINAQKLMKNYLIGIKKNSPLYEQNKNTKTVNGKIEYIDYFLEEIKEKESPKIDIPETNEKEDNTNYMLVAGIVAGFSIAYYLMFLK is encoded by the exons ATGAGTTATCAAAAATTAAGAGTAATTGACGATAAGTGCTTGGATAAATTCAAAAAGGAATCAAAATGttgtattataataaaagattTGGTCTATGATGTAACTTCATTTTTCGATCACCCAGGGGGGTATGACATTTTTAAGGATTATGCGg GAAAAGACACAACTACGGCGTTTGCTCAAATTGGCCATTCTATTAATGCtcaaaaattaatgaaaaattatttaattggaataaaaaaaaactccccattatatgaacaaaataaaaatacaaaaactGTCAATGGAAAGATAGAGTatattgattattttttggaagaaataaaagaaaaggaGTCACCAAAAATAGACATACCCGAAACA aatgaaaaagaagacAACACGAACTATATGCTCGTCGCTGGTATTGTAGCTGGGTTTAGCATTGCCTATTATTTgatgtttttaaaataa
- a CDS encoding CWC16 domain-containing protein, putative: MHIAYKIIVIFFYFLFIIFFLFLLFFSFIHGLLLPRFYFSFCTHAMLSLKASRADNFYYGSVEDEDLKKKKEKDLKKINKKDYNTIKFEIPYTIICKNCNIYIYKGERFNSERRKAGYYLSTCFYSFSIFCKKCQNKIVIETNPQKCSYDIIEGARKKNEHYENILTEGGINNINYVDFEQNKKKKTNPFMILEINALNKKKKNESEEHFENNILNDDDQKSDSNRSLQIKDKESDGRQIEENNDILSKENKYIDKPIDDTQSDEDINDVIKETYKRNVMLKNDFGCNRTLRKQLRDIKNEKIQKRKENIEKNIFINILKDPCEDLKVKKFLHMKEKYKKTINEKTKLAKNNLIKKKSSIFDKKYLKNASKKIG; the protein is encoded by the coding sequence atgcatattgcatataaaattattgttatttttttttactttttatttataattttttttttatttcttttatttttttcatttatacaTGGCTTACTCTTACCgcgtttttatttttccttttgTACCCACGCCATGCTATCACTAAAGGCTTCAAGAGCTGATAACTTCTACTATGGAAGTGTTGAAGATGAAGatttgaagaaaaaaaaagaaaaggatttaaaaaaaataaacaaaaaagatTATAACactataaaatttgaaataCCATATACtataatatgtaaaaactgtaatatatatatttataaaggAGAAAGATTTAACAGTGAAAGAAGAAAGGCAGGTTATTACTTAAGTACGTGTTTTTATTccttttctattttttgtaaaaaatgtcaaaataaaattgttatagAAACAAATCCACAAAAATGTTCATATGATATTATTGAAGGCgcaagaaaaaaaaatgaacactatgaaaatattttaacagAGGGaggtataaataatattaattatgtaGACTtcgaacaaaataaaaagaaaaaaacaaaccCGTTTATGATTTTAGAAATAAATGctcttaataaaaaaaaaaaaaacgaatcAGAAGAgcattttgaaaataatatattaaatgatgATGACCAAAAAAGTGACAGCAACCGAAGtttacaaataaaagataaagaaaGTGATGGTAGACAAATAGAAGAAAACAATGATATACTAtctaaagaaaataaatacattgaTAAACCTATTGATGATACTCAATCAGATGAAGACATAAATGatgttataaaagaaacttataaaagaaatgttatgcttaaaaatgattttgGGTGTAACCGAACTCTAAGAAAACAACTTAGAGACATTAAAAATgagaaaatacaaaaacgaaaagaaaatattgagaaaaatatttttataaatattttaaaggaTCCATGTGAAGATTTAAAAGTTAAAAAGTTTCTTCATATGAAAGAAAAGTATAAGAAAACGATAAACGAAAAAACGAAATtagcaaaaaataatttaataaaaaaaaagagtagtatatttgataaaaagtatttgaaaaatgcaagtaaaaaaatcgggtga
- a CDS encoding CG2-related protein, putative yields the protein MNDENKICLVNFSNDVFYNIIKYLTINEALKLRLVSKRFYEYFKDEKAYTFNSCISLNNYIKFVRFVNPDKLSIFFLSLLNDEKKVYSNPLFAKGNSNFGINRKQLIECDKSFLKKIILKGEFLRNTNFYDISILISSHANTLEELCIHGLNDVNCPLFIYYNYSILFEFLSKEILINNLPLKLVTKHDLENIQDRILELSRQNGIENVNQNESDINKVDENFQTNSANKTKHHLLYEHISIVYNCNKKCVEKIKNYKQKININNYITNLNALKILNLTGIQSYDMIEMFIPIRMPFLNTLNISCYDYFFYFYHMAISVFLYGKGEEIFTQYANFKSTQNWPNKYTECEKKNKSLDRHTCKNFEKSNKKKCEKQNDTIYNDKELYELLKDIDDSLIETHKMLSTFQKKYEQDAIYSYEQNIKNNEKKIFFTPAYKDNIYMNNINNPVYYADGSYINYDSDINNKEGNKYVTKSSTICEDKYEHSNKTNYKNLENYHKILRHTKSDSTVYGSCESIISVNSFYSIPSNENFSSNSTCLRDTASENTAYDEKKKKKKKNNNINRNLNEQNLHTQKEKIKNLKRGGYMWLIENSKYKKNVSIEILYLFKNIIEKEEKKSRKNIISLLYNLKLEHFSLFNYSLSSPFLWLLLLIKNENLKTLCILDLCLPHLLSALTFLEAFLKQNLFNFQGMMRRRRKRLGSIYFKFNDEDEIRFVNQTYSTIINELNKSNSPSNKTQKNKILHIVIYVYNNRKENKQFIKHIRKISRSLWRCNYIVHYTIQYYKYKYFNKYFEIDNLYRDYILNILMSNHRFNQSAVNQHCSSIVQK from the exons AtgaatgatgaaaataaaatatgcctcgttaatttttcaaacgacgttttttataacattatAAAATACTTAACAATTAACGAAGCTCTAAAACTAAGGTTAGTGAGCAAAcgattttatgaatattttaaagatGAGAAAGCATATACTTTTAATAGTTGCATTAGCTTAAACAACTACATTAAATTTGTAAGATTTGTAAATCCTGATAAAttaagtattttttttctttccctATTAAATGATGAGAAAAAGGTTTATTCCAACCCACTATTTG CAAAAGGAAATTCCAATTTTGGGATAAACAGAAAACAGCTGATAGAATGTGATaaatcttttttaaaaaaaattattttaaaaggcgaatttttaagaaacacaaatttttatgatataagtatattaataaGTTCCCATGCAAATACATTGGAAGAATTATGTATTCATGGATTGAACGATGTGAATTGTCCTCTGTTTATTTACTACAATTAcagtatattatttgaatttctttcaaaagaaatattaataaataatttgccTCTCAAACTTGTGACTAAACAtgatttagaaaatatacaaGACCGTATTTTAGAACTCAGTAGACAAAATGGAATAGAGAATGTTAACCAAAATGAAAGTGACATAAATAAGGttgatgaaaattttcaaacaaATTCTGCcaataaaacaaaacacCATCTTCTATATGAGCACATAAGTATTGTATAcaattgtaataaaaaatgtgttgaaaaaataaaaaattataaacaaaaaataaatataaataattatataaccAATTTAAATGCTTTAAAAATTCTAAATTTAACGGGTATACAAAGTTATGATATGATAGAAATGTTTATACCTATACGAATGCCATTTTTAAACactttaaatatatcatgttatgattattttttttatttttatcatatggCCATATCTGTATTCTTATATGGTAAAGGGGAAGAAATTTTTACACAATATGCTAATTTTAAAAGCACACAAAATTGGcccaataaatatacagagtgtgaaaaaaaaaataaatcgcTAGACAGACATACATgcaaaaattttgaaaaaagtaataaaaaaaaatgtgaaaaacaaaatgatacaatatataatgataaagaaTTGTATGAATTGTTAAAAGATATTGATGATAGTTTAATAGAGACTCATAAAATGCTGTCTAcctttcaaaaaaaatatgaacaggatgctatatattcttatgaacaaaatataaaaaataatgaaaaaaaaatatttttcacacCAGCATATAAagacaatatatatatgaacaatataaataatccTGTATATTATGCAGATGGtagttatataaattatgactcagacataaataataaagaaggtaataaatatgtcaCAAAAAGCTCGACGATTTGTGAagataaatatgaacattCGAATAAAAcgaattataaaaatttggaaaattatcataaaattttaagacATACTAAAAGTGATAGTACTGTTTATGGCAGTTGTGAAAGTATTATAAGTGTTAATAGTTTTTACTCAATACCAAGTAATGAAAACTTTTCAAGTAATAGTACATGTTTAAGAGATACAGCTAGCGAAAATACAGcttatgatgaaaaaaaaaaaaaaaaaaaaaaaaataataatattaatcgTAATTTGAATGAACAAAATTTGCACACacaaaaagagaaaataaaaaatttaaaaagagGAGGATATATGTGGTTAATtgaaaatagtaaatataaaaaaaatgtgagtatagaaatattatatttatttaaaaatataattgaaaaggaagaaaaaaaaagccgaaaaaatataatatcattattatataatttaaaattagaacatttttcattatttaattatagcTTAAGTAGCCCATTTTTATggctattattattaataaaaaatgaaaatttaaaaacttTGTGTATATTAGATTTATGTCTACCACATTTATTATCAgctttaacatttttagaggcatttttaaaacaaaatttatttaattttcaaGGGATGATgagaagaagaagaaaaagactgggtagtatatattttaaatttaacgATGAAGATGAAATTAGATTTGTTAATCAAACTTATTCGACAattataaatgaattaaataaatcaaattcgccttcaaataaaacacaaaaaaataaaattttacatatagttatttatgtatataataatagaaaagaaaataaacaatttataaaacatattcGAAAAATCTCAAGGTCGTTATGGCGATGTAATTATATAGTGCACTATACAATTCagtattataaatataaatattttaataaatattttgaaattgATAATTTGTATAGAGACTACATACTTAATATTCTCATGTCTAATCATCGATTTAATCAATCTGCAGTCAATCAGCATTGTTCATCAATCGTTCAAAAATAA